In Arthrobacter sp. CDRTa11, one DNA window encodes the following:
- a CDS encoding ArsR/SmtB family transcription factor — MNADPESLDSAFMALADPVRRSIIARLSRGPATVNELAEPFEITKQAVSKHIQVLEQAQLVTRTRDAQRRPVHLNPARLEALTAWIDQYRLVREGQFRSLDAVLQSKAAASGKQAKDSS, encoded by the coding sequence ATGAACGCGGACCCCGAATCCCTGGACTCGGCCTTTATGGCCTTGGCCGATCCGGTGCGCCGCAGCATCATCGCCCGCCTCAGCCGGGGTCCGGCCACTGTGAACGAACTTGCGGAACCCTTTGAGATCACCAAACAGGCGGTCTCAAAGCACATCCAGGTCCTCGAGCAGGCGCAGCTGGTGACCCGTACCCGGGACGCACAGCGCCGGCCCGTCCACCTGAATCCCGCACGGCTGGAGGCGCTCACAGCATGGATCGACCAATACCGGTTGGTCCGCGAGGGGCAGTTCCGCAGCCTCGACGCCGTGCTCCAATCGAAGGCCGCAGCCAGCGGCAAGCAGGCAAAGGACTCATCATGA
- a CDS encoding MarR family winged helix-turn-helix transcriptional regulator, whose translation MGIKDDAVEVRAQGWRTLAALHGLIEGELERSLQAESQLSVVEYTVLDALSRQDGWHMRMQQLARASALSASATTRLVNRLEDRGLLTRILCADDRRGIYTELTAGGIKLLEEARPVHDATLERALAEAREVPELAALVDALPGLHASV comes from the coding sequence ATGGGTATCAAGGACGACGCCGTAGAGGTCAGGGCGCAGGGTTGGCGCACTCTCGCGGCGCTGCACGGGTTGATCGAAGGTGAGCTGGAACGCTCACTCCAGGCCGAATCACAGTTGTCGGTGGTGGAGTACACCGTGCTGGACGCACTCAGCCGGCAGGACGGCTGGCACATGCGTATGCAGCAACTGGCCCGTGCCTCCGCCCTCAGTGCAAGCGCCACCACGCGCTTGGTCAACCGGCTCGAGGACAGGGGCCTCCTGACCCGGATCCTTTGCGCGGACGACCGCCGCGGAATCTACACCGAATTGACGGCAGGCGGGATCAAACTGCTGGAGGAAGCCCGGCCGGTGCACGATGCCACACTGGAACGCGCCCTGGCCGAGGCCCGGGAGGTTCCCGAATTGGCCGCCCTGGTGGACGCCCTTCCCGGCCTGCACGCCTCGGTCTAG
- a CDS encoding SRPBCC family protein — MSNSLKLNIPEGLPFIDFEREFDYPVADVFRAHKEPELIAQWLGPRGYKMDVDHYDFRTGGSYRYLHTGPDGVGYQFSGVFHTVRDNEFAIQTFEFGGYPDVVSIEFLTFEDLGGGRCRVRGHSVYPTMEARDGMAQSGMEGGMTEGYERLDELLSGAKV, encoded by the coding sequence ATGAGCAATTCCCTGAAACTCAACATCCCGGAAGGCCTCCCCTTCATCGACTTCGAGCGGGAGTTCGACTACCCGGTGGCCGACGTGTTCCGCGCCCACAAAGAGCCAGAGCTCATCGCCCAGTGGCTGGGCCCGCGCGGATACAAAATGGACGTGGACCACTACGATTTCCGCACCGGCGGCAGCTACCGCTACCTCCACACGGGGCCGGACGGCGTTGGCTACCAATTCAGCGGCGTCTTCCACACCGTCCGCGACAACGAGTTCGCCATTCAGACCTTCGAATTCGGCGGCTACCCCGACGTGGTCAGCATCGAATTCCTCACCTTCGAGGATCTGGGTGGAGGGCGCTGCAGGGTCCGGGGCCACTCCGTCTATCCCACCATGGAGGCCCGCGACGGCATGGCGCAATCCGGTATGGAGGGCGGCATGACGGAAGGCTACGAGCGGCTTGATGAGCTGCTCAGCGGCGCTAAAGTCTAG
- the sucD gene encoding succinate--CoA ligase subunit alpha, with protein MSIYLNKDSKVIVQGITGGEGTKHTALMLKAGTNIVGGVNARKAGTTVLHGENEITVFGTVKEAMAETGADVSIVFVPPAFTKNAVVEAIEAGIGLVVVITEGVPVQDSAEFWALAQSKLDADGNQVTRIIGPNCPGIITPGEALVGITPANITGKGPIGLVSKSGTLTYQMMYELRDLGFSTAIGIGGDPIIGTTHIDALAAFEADPETKAIVMIGEIGGDAEERAAEFIKANVTKPVVGYVAGFTAPEGKTMGHAGAIVSGSAGTAQAKKEALEAAGVKVGKTPSETATLLREVYAAL; from the coding sequence ATGTCTATCTATCTGAACAAGGACTCCAAGGTCATCGTCCAGGGCATCACAGGCGGCGAAGGCACCAAGCACACCGCGCTTATGCTGAAGGCCGGCACCAATATTGTTGGCGGCGTCAACGCCCGCAAGGCCGGCACCACCGTGCTGCATGGTGAAAACGAAATCACCGTTTTCGGCACCGTCAAGGAAGCCATGGCCGAGACCGGCGCTGACGTCTCCATCGTCTTCGTCCCGCCGGCCTTCACCAAGAACGCCGTTGTGGAAGCCATCGAGGCAGGCATCGGCCTGGTCGTGGTCATCACCGAAGGCGTTCCGGTCCAGGATTCCGCCGAGTTCTGGGCACTTGCCCAGTCCAAGCTTGACGCCGACGGCAACCAGGTCACCCGCATCATTGGCCCGAACTGCCCCGGCATCATCACCCCGGGTGAGGCCCTGGTTGGCATCACCCCGGCCAACATCACGGGCAAGGGCCCCATCGGCCTGGTTTCCAAGTCCGGAACCCTGACCTACCAGATGATGTACGAACTGCGCGACCTTGGCTTCTCCACTGCCATCGGCATCGGCGGCGACCCCATCATCGGCACCACGCACATCGACGCCCTGGCCGCGTTCGAGGCTGACCCCGAGACCAAGGCGATCGTCATGATCGGCGAAATCGGTGGCGACGCTGAAGAGCGTGCCGCCGAGTTCATCAAGGCCAACGTCACCAAGCCCGTTGTTGGCTACGTGGCCGGCTTCACCGCACCCGAAGGCAAGACCATGGGCCACGCTGGCGCCATCGTCTCCGGTTCCGCTGGAACCGCCCAGGCCAAGAAGGAAGCGCTCGAGGCCGCCGGCGTGAAGGTCGGCAAGACGCCGTCCGAGACCGCCACCCTGCTGCGCGAAGTTTACGCAGCCCTCTAG
- the sucC gene encoding ADP-forming succinate--CoA ligase subunit beta, with the protein MDLFEYQARDMFEAHGVPVLAGIVAYTPEEAKAAAEKIGGVTVVKAQVKAGGRGKAGGVKVAKTADEALEHSTNILGMDIKGHTVNKVMIAQGADIAEEYYFSVLLDRANRNYLAMCSVEGGMDIEQLAVERPEALAKIAIDPAIGIDQAKADEIVAAAGFAEELRGKVAAVILKLWDVFKKEDATLVEVNPLVKTGAGEIVALDGKVSLDENAEFRHAKHALLEDKEDTDPLEAKAKAQDLNYVKLDGEVGIIGNGAGLVMSTLDVVAYAGENHGNVKPANFLDIGGGASAEVMAAGLDVILGDEQVKSVFVNVFGGITACDAVAKGIVGALAELGHSANKPLVVRLDGNNVEEGRRILAEANHPLVTLAATMDEGADKAAELANAAK; encoded by the coding sequence GTGGACCTGTTTGAATACCAGGCGCGCGATATGTTCGAGGCGCACGGTGTACCCGTGCTTGCTGGCATCGTGGCGTACACCCCAGAAGAAGCAAAGGCAGCAGCCGAGAAGATCGGCGGCGTAACTGTCGTCAAGGCCCAGGTTAAGGCCGGTGGCCGCGGTAAGGCCGGCGGCGTGAAGGTTGCCAAGACCGCCGATGAGGCGCTTGAGCACTCCACCAACATCCTGGGCATGGACATCAAGGGCCACACCGTCAACAAGGTGATGATTGCCCAAGGTGCCGACATCGCCGAGGAATACTACTTCTCCGTCCTGCTGGACCGTGCCAACCGCAACTACCTGGCCATGTGCTCGGTAGAAGGCGGCATGGACATCGAGCAGCTCGCCGTAGAACGCCCGGAAGCGCTGGCCAAGATTGCCATCGATCCTGCCATTGGTATTGACCAGGCAAAGGCTGACGAAATCGTTGCAGCCGCAGGGTTCGCTGAGGAACTTCGCGGCAAGGTGGCCGCTGTGATCCTCAAGCTCTGGGACGTCTTCAAGAAGGAAGACGCCACCCTGGTTGAGGTTAACCCGCTGGTGAAGACCGGTGCAGGCGAAATCGTGGCCCTCGACGGCAAGGTCTCGCTTGACGAGAACGCTGAGTTCCGCCACGCCAAGCACGCCCTCCTTGAAGACAAGGAAGACACTGACCCCCTTGAGGCCAAGGCCAAGGCCCAGGACCTCAACTACGTCAAGCTGGACGGCGAAGTGGGCATCATCGGCAACGGTGCCGGCCTGGTCATGTCCACGCTGGACGTCGTTGCCTACGCCGGAGAGAACCACGGCAACGTCAAGCCCGCCAACTTCCTGGACATCGGCGGTGGAGCTTCCGCCGAGGTCATGGCTGCAGGCCTCGACGTCATCCTGGGCGACGAGCAGGTCAAGTCCGTGTTCGTGAACGTCTTCGGCGGCATCACCGCGTGTGACGCCGTCGCCAAGGGCATCGTTGGTGCGCTGGCTGAGCTGGGCCACTCCGCGAACAAGCCGCTGGTAGTCCGCCTCGACGGCAACAACGTCGAGGAAGGCCGCCGCATCCTGGCCGAGGCCAACCACCCGCTGGTTACCCTGGCCGCCACCATGGACGAGGGCGCCGACAAGGCCGCCGAGCTCGCCAACGCAGCTAAGTAA
- a CDS encoding MFS transporter → MPIGLIALAVGGFGIGLTEFVIMGLLPEVAADFQVSEATAGWLISGYALAVVVGALLLTAAVTRFQRKPVLAVLLVLFIGGNLISAIAPGYGMMMLGRVIAALAHGAFFGIGAVVAADMVAPTKRAGAIAIMFTGLTAANVLGVPFGTMLGQAAGWRSTFWAITVIGVIALAGILTLIPNTGHGDIVLGTLRSELRAFRSGQVWLSILVTILGYGGMFGAFTYIAFTLTEVSGFAASTVPWLLIVFGVGLFIGNTLGGKAADRNVDRTLVVVLAVLVVVLVAFALTAASQVLTVASIVLMGGFGFAAVPGLQMRVMKYASSAPTLASGANIGAFNVGNALGAWLGGVTITAGLGYTSPIWAGAAITLLGLGVMIIAAARAQRGAAQQIYIGGPVTAEPVTVHS, encoded by the coding sequence ATGCCCATTGGCCTGATAGCCCTCGCCGTCGGCGGGTTCGGCATCGGACTCACTGAGTTCGTCATCATGGGCCTGCTGCCCGAGGTTGCCGCTGACTTCCAGGTCAGCGAGGCCACCGCAGGCTGGCTGATCTCCGGCTACGCCCTCGCAGTCGTTGTTGGCGCCTTGCTGCTCACCGCGGCCGTCACCCGGTTTCAACGCAAACCAGTCCTGGCGGTTTTGCTGGTGCTGTTCATCGGCGGTAACCTGATCTCCGCGATCGCCCCCGGCTACGGGATGATGATGCTCGGACGCGTCATTGCCGCACTGGCCCACGGCGCCTTCTTCGGCATCGGTGCCGTGGTGGCTGCAGACATGGTGGCTCCCACTAAGAGGGCCGGTGCCATCGCCATCATGTTCACCGGCCTCACCGCCGCCAACGTCCTGGGCGTGCCTTTCGGCACCATGCTGGGACAGGCAGCAGGCTGGCGCTCCACTTTCTGGGCCATCACAGTTATTGGCGTCATCGCCCTGGCCGGGATCCTGACCCTGATTCCCAACACCGGCCACGGGGACATTGTCCTGGGAACCCTGCGCAGTGAACTGCGGGCCTTCCGGTCGGGCCAAGTCTGGCTCTCCATCCTGGTTACGATCCTCGGCTACGGCGGCATGTTCGGCGCCTTCACGTATATCGCATTCACGCTCACCGAGGTCTCCGGGTTCGCGGCGTCCACTGTGCCGTGGCTCCTGATCGTCTTCGGCGTGGGGCTCTTCATCGGAAACACTCTGGGCGGCAAAGCGGCGGACCGGAACGTGGACCGCACCCTTGTGGTGGTACTCGCCGTCCTGGTGGTGGTCCTGGTGGCCTTTGCGTTGACTGCCGCCAGTCAGGTCCTCACGGTCGCCTCCATAGTCCTGATGGGCGGCTTTGGATTTGCCGCCGTCCCAGGCCTGCAGATGCGCGTCATGAAATATGCCAGCAGTGCCCCCACCTTGGCCTCGGGGGCCAATATTGGAGCCTTCAACGTCGGCAACGCCCTCGGAGCCTGGCTGGGCGGTGTGACCATCACCGCAGGGCTCGGCTACACCTCACCCATCTGGGCCGGCGCCGCCATCACCCTGCTTGGACTCGGCGTGATGATCATCGCAGCCGCCCGAGCCCAGCGGGGCGCGGCGCAGCAGATATACATTGGCGGACCCGTTACCGCCGAGCCTGTCACCGTCCATTCCTAG